A genome region from Colwellia sp. Arc7-D includes the following:
- the dnaJ gene encoding molecular chaperone DnaJ, with protein sequence MSKRDYYEVLGVSKDAAERDIKKAYKRLAMKYHPDRTQGDKSKEEQFKEVKEAYEILNNDQKRAAYDQYGHAAFEQGGHGGGGGFGGGQDFGDAFGDIFGDIFGGGGRGRGGQSRQRRGSDLRYNLDLSLEEAVKGKTLEIKVPTFVSCEPCDGSGAKKGTSAKTCSTCHGHGQVQMRQGLFAVQQTCPTCSGQGKVISDPCTSCRGKGRVEKNKTLSVKIPPGVDTGDRIRLSGEGEAGEHGAPAGDLYVQANVRDHKIFVRDENHLYCEVPISFTTAALGGDIEVPTLEGKVKLKIPKETQTGKMFRLRGKGVKSVRSHSVGDLMCKVVIETPVSLSGDQADLLRQLEEKMGKSTSKHSPKETGFFDGVKKFFDDLKS encoded by the coding sequence ATGTCAAAACGCGATTATTATGAAGTGCTAGGTGTATCGAAAGATGCAGCTGAGCGCGATATCAAAAAAGCTTACAAACGTTTAGCAATGAAATATCATCCTGATAGAACTCAAGGTGATAAATCTAAAGAAGAACAGTTTAAAGAAGTTAAAGAAGCTTATGAAATATTAAACAATGATCAAAAGCGCGCGGCGTATGATCAATACGGCCACGCGGCGTTTGAACAAGGTGGTCATGGTGGCGGCGGCGGCTTTGGCGGCGGACAAGACTTCGGCGATGCCTTTGGTGATATTTTTGGTGATATTTTCGGTGGCGGTGGTCGCGGACGTGGTGGTCAATCTCGCCAACGTCGTGGCTCAGATTTACGCTATAACCTTGACTTAAGCCTTGAAGAAGCCGTTAAGGGTAAAACCTTAGAAATTAAAGTACCCACTTTTGTGAGTTGTGAACCTTGTGATGGTAGTGGCGCGAAAAAAGGCACCAGTGCCAAAACGTGTTCTACATGTCATGGCCATGGCCAAGTACAAATGCGTCAGGGCTTGTTCGCTGTGCAGCAAACGTGTCCAACATGTTCTGGTCAAGGTAAAGTTATTTCAGACCCTTGTACTTCATGTCGTGGTAAAGGGCGTGTAGAGAAAAATAAAACACTATCAGTTAAAATTCCACCAGGTGTTGATACCGGTGATAGAATTCGTTTATCTGGTGAAGGTGAAGCAGGTGAACATGGTGCTCCGGCAGGTGATTTATATGTTCAAGCCAATGTGCGTGACCATAAAATATTTGTTCGTGATGAAAACCATTTGTACTGTGAAGTGCCGATTAGTTTCACAACGGCGGCTTTAGGTGGCGACATTGAAGTGCCAACACTTGAAGGTAAAGTTAAGCTGAAAATACCGAAAGAAACTCAAACAGGCAAAATGTTCCGTTTGCGTGGCAAAGGTGTTAAATCAGTACGTAGTCATTCAGTGGGCGACTTAATGTGTAAAGTTGTGATTGAAACACCGGTAAGTTTATCGGGCGATCAAGCTGACTTACTACGCCAGTTAGAAGAAAAAATGGGTAAAAGCACCAGTAAGCATAGCCCGAAAGAAACAGGCTTCTTCGACGGTGTGAAAAAATTCTTCGATGATCTTAAAAGCTAA
- a CDS encoding Lrp/AsnC family transcriptional regulator, whose amino-acid sequence MKKLDDIDLRILTLLYKDADITNKELASQIGIAPSTCLERVKRMKYNGVINNAFIDINFKSIGGNIEAIAAIKLQPYSELIVNKLRDDLLKLPEIVSLYHMGGSYDYFIHMSVKDSEHLRQFVFNAITSREEVTTVETSLIFEHSRSGVLPIFDDE is encoded by the coding sequence ATGAAAAAACTTGATGACATAGATTTACGTATTCTTACATTGCTTTATAAAGATGCCGATATCACCAATAAAGAATTAGCTTCGCAGATAGGTATTGCACCATCAACATGTTTAGAACGCGTAAAACGCATGAAATACAATGGCGTTATAAATAATGCCTTCATTGATATTAATTTTAAAAGTATTGGGGGTAATATTGAAGCCATTGCAGCAATTAAACTACAACCTTACTCAGAATTAATTGTAAATAAACTTAGAGATGATTTACTTAAATTGCCTGAAATTGTTAGCTTGTACCACATGGGGGGCAGCTACGATTACTTTATTCATATGTCAGTAAAAGATAGCGAGCACTTACGTCAGTTTGTATTCAATGCCATAACCTCTCGTGAAGAAGTTACAACGGTTGAAACTTCACTTATTTTTGAACATAGCCGTAGCGGTGTTTTACCTATTTTTGATGATGAGTGA
- the nhaA gene encoding Na+/H+ antiporter NhaA yields the protein MIIKSVNNFLKLEAASGIILMFAAVAAMIIANSPFMVYYDMLLNIPVQVAVGTFEIAKPLLLWINDGLMALFFFLVGLELKREFLEGDLSQPGQVTLPAIGALGGMLIPALCYVAFNYNDPDAIKGWAIPTATDIAFALGILSVIGSKVPLQLKVFLTSLAIFDDLGAIIVIALFYTDQLSLLSLVFGASIIAILFVMNKRGVTSTAPYIFLGIVLWVAVLKSGVHATLAGVILAFFIPIKGDEDEPSPLKSLENNLHSLVAFIILPVFAFANAGISFAGVGIEQVIAPVPLGIIVGLIVGKQLGVFGFCFIAIKLGWAKLPANVNWRLLYGAAILCGVGFTMSLFIGSLAFEQGQGANLIFQDRLGIVIGSLISGVFGYFIIKGGVKNIEENDETDETTNNTK from the coding sequence ATGATTATTAAAAGTGTTAACAATTTTTTAAAGCTTGAAGCTGCTAGTGGCATTATTTTAATGTTTGCTGCTGTAGCGGCAATGATTATCGCCAACTCACCGTTTATGGTTTATTACGACATGCTGTTGAATATTCCTGTTCAAGTAGCGGTTGGAACTTTTGAAATAGCTAAGCCTTTACTATTGTGGATAAATGATGGCCTTATGGCGTTGTTTTTTTTCCTCGTAGGTTTAGAGCTAAAGCGTGAGTTTTTAGAAGGTGATTTATCTCAACCAGGGCAAGTTACATTACCTGCTATTGGTGCCTTGGGTGGTATGCTAATACCCGCTTTATGTTATGTCGCTTTTAACTACAATGATCCCGATGCTATTAAGGGGTGGGCAATTCCTACCGCGACTGATATTGCTTTTGCCTTAGGTATATTGTCAGTCATAGGCAGTAAAGTGCCATTGCAACTAAAAGTGTTTTTAACCTCGTTAGCCATATTTGATGATTTAGGCGCTATTATTGTTATCGCGTTATTTTACACTGACCAACTCTCATTATTATCTCTAGTTTTTGGCGCAAGTATCATTGCCATTTTATTTGTGATGAATAAACGAGGAGTCACTAGTACTGCACCTTATATATTTTTAGGTATTGTATTGTGGGTAGCAGTATTAAAGTCTGGTGTTCACGCAACATTAGCGGGTGTTATTTTAGCGTTTTTTATCCCAATAAAGGGTGATGAGGACGAACCCTCGCCGTTAAAATCTTTAGAGAACAACTTACATTCCTTAGTCGCTTTTATTATTTTGCCGGTATTTGCATTTGCGAACGCAGGTATCAGTTTTGCTGGTGTCGGTATCGAGCAAGTTATTGCTCCTGTGCCATTGGGGATTATTGTTGGTCTAATCGTTGGAAAACAGCTTGGCGTATTTGGTTTTTGTTTTATTGCCATAAAGTTAGGTTGGGCTAAATTACCAGCAAATGTTAATTGGCGTTTACTCTATGGTGCAGCCATATTGTGTGGTGTTGGTTTCACCATGAGTTTATTTATTGGCTCGCTAGCTTTTGAACAGGGACAAGGTGCCAACCTTATTTTCCAAGACAGACTAGGTATCGTCATAGGTTCATTAATTTCAGGTGTTTTTGGCTACTTTATTATTAAAGGTGGAGTCAAAAACATTGAAGAAAATGATGAGACTGATGAAACTACAAATAATACAAAATAA